GCCAGAAGAGTCTTTCCTGTTCCTGGAGGACCCGTCAAGATGGCTCCCTTCATACGTAATAAACAGTCATTAACACAACAGACACATATGATGACgttaatacaaaacaaactgactgaagGTGGCTCCATAACAGACCGCTGAAACCGACTCCCACCCCAGGTTTCAGGGCCCTCCCTCACCTTGGGGATCTTGGCACCCAGGTCCTGGTACTGTTTGGGGTTCTTCAGGAAGTTGACGAACTCCATAATCTCCAGCTTGGCTTCCTCGCAGCCTGCCACATCTTTGAACTTCACATCGATCTCATCTTTCAGGACCTTCGCCGTCGTCTCACTGACGCTGAACAGCCCACCCATCCCACGACCGGGACGCCCCGCCCCTGCCAGGCCCCGCCGCAACATGACGAAGAAGAAGGTAGCGATGAATAATGTGGGGAGTAAGCTGAGCAGAAACGTGCTGGAGAGAAAGGACAAACATTAAATTACAAGTCTGTCCAGTATGAACCAGCGGTGTTTGGTGCTGGGTGGTCCTCACCCGTCGCTCTCAGTGACATAAACCACCGGCAGCCTGTTCTCTCCCTCGATGCCGAGCTCGTACTGAGCCGTCTCCAGATTCCTCTCAAATGTGTCCACGCTGCCGATGTTGAACCACACGTACTgctgaagtaaagaaaacaacagtcGTGTTAACTTTACTGCACCTTTCAATAAAAAGAGCAGGAagttaaagacataaaaacatccTGGAAGTCACCCCGTCCAGCTGCGTCTTCCCTGGAGAGAAAACCACTTTGACATAACGCTTGTTGACCACCTCCAGCCGGTCCACCTGatggacaaaacagaaacacctACAGTGAACCTGCAGTTCCTTCAGTACCTGCACTCTGCATTAACTTGAATATGTGAACTGTACAATCAAAACGAGGTTTGGTTAAACTGAGTGGAGAACaatcaaatgttttttaagTCTAATTAATGGCGTCACATTAACAAGTTCAGACAAGTCACATCGTAAGCGTTAAAGATCAGATGCTGTCCTCACCACTCCTTTGGACAGGTAGTTGCTGACAAAGTCCTTCCAGGTGACCTCTCGCCCTTCATCCCTGAAGAAGAAATAATAGCTGACAAATGCCCAGAATCCTGCGGCACCCAGGACGTACGTCCGAAACTCTTTATCATCCCAGGGAACATCACCCTGAAAGAAATACAACCGGAGATCAGATCCACACCTGTCTGATCAGGTGAGTGCAGGTGATGTCCAGGTGGATCTGTTTCTAAATCAACACTGACCTTCTGCAGACGGCTGTACCAGTGTGAATCCTCCCTACGCCCTCCTCGTttacctccccctcctcctcctccacctgccgctcctcctcctcctgagcgTCCAGGGGGTCTCTGGGCGTTGGCAGGTTTGTCCTCTGAGAAGAGAACAATAATCCATCAGATTGACCTCAGTAGTTCCTGTCTGTAGGAGAGTAACTGTCTGCAGTCAGGAGGGAGTCATTAGACATCATTAAAGTCAGTAAGAGCCGAGTCAGCAAAAAGCAGACGTCAGACGTCTGTACTGGGACACAAGGAGCCGACACAATAACCGAGCAGTAAGCGAAAACTACCTGAattaagttttacatttttttgtttgtgagatATCAAGGTCATGTGCTGCGAGCTTACGGGAGCACAAACAGGATGAGAACACCAAATCTGTGGTGTGGAGAACCAGTTGGTGAGCTGTCACATAAACGTTCAGAAACGTCGGACAGTTCAGGTTGTGACAAACTGGACGATGATGGCAAAATATTCTCCTCATGAAAAGAAACTCTGATATTTAAGAGCCGAACATGCAGAGATCCCACACCTTCTTACACACTGCAGTCAAAGGCTTTCCAGGACCACTTCCATCAAATTCAAGGACTCAACAGGGCACCGTTTAAGACACGACTCAAGGTCCTAGAATTTTCCAGGCAGAGCTGAAGGGTCTCTGAACGTCGACAACACATTCAGATGGCTGAGCGCAGCCGCTTCACttcaaaatatttcaacaactcgTGTCTTTTTAGGTCTGTTTTCAAAAACTTGATTGACTTTCCATGATTTCAAGGGCCTGTGGAATCCTTGGTCAGGTGACAGTCCATGTCAGTGAATATCAGTAGATGATTCAGATGTTTCTACCTTTGGTTGCTCCTTCAGCTTCGTTGTTTTTTGGAGTTTTCTGACTTTCTGgaaaatatttctcaaaacctgaaaagaagaaaaacacaacagtactgacactgaacacatacatgtacatatatatgtactAGTGAGGACCCTCAGGACCTCAACCTGAAGTGTTCAGGCCCAACACTGACCCTCAGTCCAGATATTATGCTGTAAGACTCCGAAGagcatgttttatatttagagCTAGAAGCTCAGGTTGAGTGTGAACCTTCACACATCTGAATGTCTGCTCAACACGTGCTCACTCCCAACACCTGAAAGGTACCGTGGTCCTCAtgaaagagcagaaacaaacacacacagacacacagtcgtGTACCTTTAGGTGGTCTGGAGCTCAGTCTCCTGTACGCCCCCAACAGGTCACTCAGCAGGCTCCGCCCGCTGTCTACCTGTCCCGCCGTGTTCGGCCACATCACCTGTCCAACAGGACACAAGTGTCTTCAGCATTCTGCCAATCAGCAAACTTGTTtcaattcaaacatttttcacagaagTCGTCAGAACAGACGAGATCCTCCACCGGCggatgaaaacagcaacagagctGAACTACTGACGCAGTGGCGTATTTCTccacacactgcagaaacatCCGAGGCTAACAGTTAGTGGACGTTACACGAGTTAATGACAACAACAGTCCGGAAGCATCACACAGGTGAATTTACCTGACTTAACACACAGGTCAATACACACACGTAGGTCACAACAGGCCTGCGATTAGCGCCACAGTGTTGACCAGTCAGCGGGGCAGCAGGCTCAGTACTCGGGACTTGTTTTGGTCACGGTTAGCAGTTAGCACACTTAGCATGTTGTCCACCTACCAGCCTGGTCGCAGAGTTGAAGGGCAGCAGAAGCCGCAGCACGTTTCTACAGCCGGCTGACAGCCGCAGGTAGCGATGGGCCATCCTAACAGCGGACTATAAGCTACACAAACcggcagaaaacaacagaatcGGGTTTCAATCGCAACTCAAGTTCAATACTCCTACGCCGCAATCATTCGGCTCCGCCATCTTTACCGTGcctgctttcttcttctgtgatttTTGGCAGTTTTGACGTCACTTGGCGTGTGACTGTCCTCTACCGgatgaaatcaaacaaactCATTTCTTCTGTTGAATTTTATGGCTGTTGGCATCCGTCTGAGTTGCAGTAGCGCCATCTACTGACAGCTTCGCACTGTCAGCCACATGCAGCGTGCCCTCCGTGCGCCTTCAGGAACCTCCTGACAGCATCCAGAACCACCCTGATCCTTTGTGACTCCAACAGCACAGTTAATAAAGCTGACTATGAAggaaaaaggaatgaaaaatcGTTTGTTATCCACGCAGACATATAAAGAACAACCTGATTTGCTCTCATGTTTGCTTCCGctgttaaatgtttatttcagtgttttatttaagtgttgcaaacacagcagtcaaaCTGTTCGCTCACTTCTTGACAGATGACCGATGTGATCATGAATCTCGGTCCTGGACAGATGCCGCATTAATAATTGAAgaatattagaaaaaaaatacagatgtttGGGTGGTCTTAGAAACACAGCAGCCGGCAGGCGGCGCTGTTAGACCCTCCTCTCTCCTACTGTTGCATGCCGGGTAGGCGATGGCGTCTGCGGGCTGTCAGTAGGAATGAAACGGCGGCTGACCGCTGATTGTTTCGCCGATGAACCCGCACAGTTAGTGGCCGCAGGTGTTTCAGCAAAGCGGAGCTGACGGTGTTACCGAGCTATGAGGTAAACACGCTGCGCTGTCAAGCACAGACAACCTGCTTAACCAGGCTCATAACCCAGTTAGTTACCGAGTTCATAACCAGGTTATCCGTCTGTTGGCAGAAGGACAGGctgatgctaacatgctaacagatCAGCTGGTGGTCGATCGGACCAGACAGCTAGGTTAGCTTAGCTCACAGTTAGCTTGGTTCAGCTTAGTTAAGCTTGTAGCCACGGTTAGCTGGTTTTAATGTAGTTTGTCTGAGGAGCCTCAGTTAGATCCACGCTACCTGTCATACACCCGTGAGGCTAAACGAGCTGACACAGGACTGGCGTTAGCAGACCGCCTAGCTGACCTGGACTGACAGCcgacaaaacacagcaggaacGGCAAATAATTCATGGCgtcatcatttttatttgaccCGTGAAGGAACGTATCTGTGACAGCGCTGATTCCAGGTCCCACCGGTTCACTAGCCGGCTagatgctaacgttagcctgtGGGCCTGTGCTGAGTGCAGTTGTCAGGTAAAGTGAGAGCGGGACACTGACAGGTGAGCAGGAGGAGCGTGCAGGCAGGTGACAGATCAGAGAGATGACCACTTTGTAAGATGCTGCTTCATTCAAAGTGAATGTCTGTACTGTGGGGGAGCTTCACTGGGCTGAGCCTTGAAGCCGAGCCAGTGGATCTGACTAATTGTTGGTGTTTGCCACTGGGTCTCCTTTCCTGTCTTATTTGTGTCGACGGCCTTCCTGTCCCGTCTCGTTGGTGTCAGACTTTAAACTGTCAATAGACACGTTTTTTTACTGTAACGTATTGTTATGACataaatgttgattgcacagTGTATGCCGTTCGATGGCCACCAGTGATTCAGTCCGCAGAGTTTCTGACAACAAGCAGAGACAACAGTAATATGACTCAGAAAGACTTACTTTAGTATTACTATGTCCTCCACTTTGTGGCTGAAGCTTTAAGTAGCTAAATAGGACCAGAACCACCTGCAGGGCTCTGGTCCTCGGTTGTGTTGTTGAGGAGAAACGTGATTGTGGATCAGCTCTGCTCTCACCTGAGCTGCTCCAGTCTTTGGCTGTCACAGCAGTCTTCAGTGTTGATAGGCTGTTACAGGTGACGTCGAACCAATCAGACAGCACTGTGGGTGGGACGGTGAGCGAGCCTACAGAGTATGGGCAGTGTCCACCGCAGGAGACTGCCTGTCCATGTGAGATATGTTCTCACCTGGAAACACTGTTTGGTTCAGGTGAGGGGTGGATGTTTGGACAGAACCGTGTCTGCTgttgaactatttctttaatacctcctcctcctccgtcttcttctgtttctccttttcctcctctgtagGATTAATGTGCTGTTGCCATCAGGTGGCCTGGCTGTAGGACTATGCTGTATTTGTCCACTGGGAGGCGCATCCTGAGCCGAGCTCCACGccttcctccctgcctcccctgCTCCACCACTCAGTGTGTCGCCATGTACGCCACCCGCCTCTACAGCACtgcgggaggaggaggaggaggtggtgggggaggagggggaggtggaggaggtggagtcaAACAGGGGCGAAGAACGGCACTGGCTATGCTTGAGGCACCTCACCCCCACCTCCCGCACCACCCACACCCGGCCCAGCCTCCACCTGCCTACCCGCTGTACCAGGGCCGCCCTGATGCCCACCGAGGAGCACACTTCCACCACTACCACCCCCATCCCCAGCCCCATCCTcacccacactcacacccacacccacacccacacccacagcCCTCTCACCTGGCCCCACCCCCGCTGCCACCCCACTACCAGCACCACACCCACTTCCATGCGTACGGAGGCGGGGCTGCGGCCGGAGGGGCAGCCAATGCTGCTGGCAGCAAAAAGAAGACGTGGAACTTCATCCATGAGAAGATGAGCTACGACACGTTCTTCACCATGAAGCGTCTGATCGAGCGCTCGCGCCGTCCTGATGAGGTGCTGCGTTGGGTCACCCAGAATCCTGCGAAAATCTCCCACAACCACTACCCTGTCGCCCTGCAGAAGATAGGACAGCTGCTGCAGGCCACGCCGCCGCCGCGAGGCGGAGGGGACGACGACGCCGAGTCTGGAGGCGGAGGAGCAGAGGGGAGTGATGGACGCCAGATCCTGGAGCATCAGGACTTTCAGACGCTTTGTAACGCCATCGTCAGCGATTGCTCCAAGTTTGACAACTTCAGCATCGTCAACTGCCTTTATGCTGTGGCAGCACTTGGTAAGCCGATCATTAGCACTCAGGAAGTAGCAAGAGATCAATGCAtaattgattagttgatcaGGGTTTAGAGGGCCTTACCTCTGTAAACTGCAGCCTGTGGAGACTCACCTGAGGGGAGTTCCTCCTCAGGTGAGTCTCAGTGTTCTCAGCTGTTTGAGTAAAATTCAGTGACTTGTGAGTCAGCTCTTTAGAATGATGCACATCTGTATCTGCTCACATCTGTCTGACTGGTGAGCATCTGATCTGAGGTGTTCTGGGGTCTCTTCAGGTCTTCCCAGTGACTCTCAGGTGGTCCAGGTGTTGGAGGCGGAGTCTCAGGTCAGACTGAACCAGTTTAACCAGAAGGATGTGTCCATGGTGTTCAGCTCCAGTATGAAACTCCACCCTGGCAGTCAGCACCCTCTGACTGAAGCCTGCCTGGCCGGCCTGGAGAAGAACCTGGAGCGAGAGCGCCACCCACAGACactcttcctgctgctctcgTACTACAGACTCAAGTGGCGGTCACTGCAGtcacaggaagctgctgcagggGGCGCCAGCACTGCCACCACAAACAGTAACAGCACGGTGTCAAACCCTGAACAGCTGCTGGCCAACAGGTGAGAAAACCTGGTGCTGAATAAACAAATTCAGTTCACTTCACTCACTGAGTCTGAATCGCTTAAGTCTGACCTTAAAGTACACAACACTCCTGATGTCAGGTGTTTTAATGTGGTAACCAGCAGGATGTAATATGGTCATTTTAAACACGTTGGCTCTTTTAAAGTCCATTTTAAGGGGTTAAAATCCATAAAACTGTTCAGTTAACATGAAAGATCCTTAATATTTACCTTAAAAGTAAAGAGATCTTAATTTTTCACCAACAATGATATTCAAAGATGGcttttgtgctgtttatttcaGGGTTTTACCCCTGAATTGTAAAACTGAGCCCCTTTAGGGTGCAGACTGCACGCACTGATCTGGATTCAGCTGTTTGTCTTGAGGGACATTATGCCTCATGTCTGTGACATCCGTCTCCATTTTTCAGGAAGATCTTGCGTCTGGTCAAACACACCCTGGCAAGTGTCAGTGGTGTTCGTGACCAAGAGATGGCGCTGTTGGATGAGATGCTGGCAGCGAGCGCTCGAGAAGCGAGCAACAAGAGTCTGGAGCTGATCTTCAGCTCTCACCTTTTCTACCAGAACAGACAGGAGAGGTTTATCAGCAGCCTGGCAGGTACGGTTCATGATCCACAGCCGAACCGCTCTGACTGGTTCCACTGCACTTTCGTGTTTCCCAGTTGAACCACCCTCAAATCTGAACCCGGCTCTGTGGACTGACCATGTGACCTGTTGTGTGTTGATTAGAGGAGCTGCCGAAGAAGGTGGACAGCATCACTCCGTACACGATGGCTCTGATTGCCAAATACATCGCTCGACATCGTCTGAGAGAGACTCGGCTGCTCGACACCATCGCAGACTTCCTGGTGAAGAAGGCCGAGTACCTGGACAGTAAGGTGAGGAAGACTGGACAGGTGTTCTCTGggtctttgctgtgtgtgtacaggcCTCAGTAGGTGTGTTTGTACACGCATCCTCAGGTGATCCAGAAGCTGGTTTTCCCGTTCAGCAGGATGAGTTACCGTCCGTCCAATGAGCAGCAGTTCTTCTCTCGGCTGGAAGAGGTGGTGGAGCTGAAGGCACTCAGCTCGCCGCTCGCCACCGTCAACATCCTCATGTCCCTGTTCCAGCTGGGACATTTCCCTGGCCTGGTGCTGCACCGAGTATTCTCCTCTGCGTTCATCAGCAACGTCACCAGTACGTCTCAACCAGTTCAACCCAGTAAAGTTCCCAGTTCGACTGTAGCGTCTCGTGTCTTAAGAGTCTGCTGTGCTCCCCACAGACAGTCCGTACGCTCTGATCGTCCGCCGCTACCTGTCTCTGCTGGATGCTGCCGTGGAGCTCGAGTACCGTGACTACACCGGTCCACGCCTGCAGGACACTCACAAGGTCCTGATGTTTGACCACGCTCTGACTGCTGACGAGGTCAACCGCAAgtacaggtaacacacacacacacacaccttttcagGACTGGTTCTTTGGGCCAGTTGTAGCTGGTtctgatgagtgtgtgttctgccAGTTATAAAGGCCTTGTGGCTGAGGCTTTGCGCCAGCTGGTTGGAGAACAGAACTACAAACAGGATGAAGTTCTACCCCCAGGATACTATACAGGTACTGTTCACAGACAACTACACACTGAGTACTACAACAGTTTTTCGGATGTTCTCATCTCAGCGTACTCTGACTACCATCTCTTTATCTCCAGACTTTGTGCTGTGGATGGACAGCTCTGGTCGGGTTTTGCCCATCAGGACCGGGGCCAGCTTGGCACTCAGCATTGTTCCTTCGTCCTGCGTGACATCCAAGCCAGCTGATGGTTCTGTTGCCGTGGTGACTTCAGAGTTCCAGAAGTTCTCGCCATTCACGGCGCTGGAGGAGGGCGCAGAACAGCCATGTCAGGGGGGTGAGGCGATGGGCGGGTCCATGGAAACCAGGTCCTTCCTGCCCCACCACATCCGCAGCACAGCAGGAGCCACAGCAGCACCAGGGACCCTGCGGCCCGGTACTAACGGGGGCCCCTTGAACTATGGCCCCTACTATGTTCCTGCAGCGGAGTACTACTCCAGTTTGGCAAAGGAGCACTCTCTGGAGAGTCAGGATAGTTCCACACTCAGCAGCCCCCCCTCTGACGGCCTGGCACAGCCAGGGGCCAAAGGACCTGCAGGG
This portion of the Scatophagus argus isolate fScaArg1 chromosome 13, fScaArg1.pri, whole genome shotgun sequence genome encodes:
- the fastk gene encoding fas-activated serine/threonine kinase, which translates into the protein MLYLSTGRRILSRAPRLPPCLPCSTTQCVAMYATRLYSTAGGGGGGGGGGGGGGGGGVKQGRRTALAMLEAPHPHLPHHPHPAQPPPAYPLYQGRPDAHRGAHFHHYHPHPQPHPHPHSHPHPHPHPQPSHLAPPPLPPHYQHHTHFHAYGGGAAAGGAANAAGSKKKTWNFIHEKMSYDTFFTMKRLIERSRRPDEVLRWVTQNPAKISHNHYPVALQKIGQLLQATPPPRGGGDDDAESGGGGAEGSDGRQILEHQDFQTLCNAIVSDCSKFDNFSIVNCLYAVAALGLPSDSQVVQVLEAESQVRLNQFNQKDVSMVFSSSMKLHPGSQHPLTEACLAGLEKNLERERHPQTLFLLLSYYRLKWRSLQSQEAAAGGASTATTNSNSTVSNPEQLLANRKILRLVKHTLASVSGVRDQEMALLDEMLAASAREASNKSLELIFSSHLFYQNRQERFISSLAEELPKKVDSITPYTMALIAKYIARHRLRETRLLDTIADFLVKKAEYLDSKVIQKLVFPFSRMSYRPSNEQQFFSRLEEVVELKALSSPLATVNILMSLFQLGHFPGLVLHRVFSSAFISNVTNSPYALIVRRYLSLLDAAVELEYRDYTGPRLQDTHKVLMFDHALTADEVNRKYSYKGLVAEALRQLVGEQNYKQDEVLPPGYYTDFVLWMDSSGRVLPIRTGASLALSIVPSSCVTSKPADGSVAVVTSEFQKFSPFTALEEGAEQPCQGGEAMGGSMETRSFLPHHIRSTAGATAAPGTLRPGTNGGPLNYGPYYVPAAEYYSSLAKEHSLESQDSSTLSSPPSDGLAQPGAKGPAGATAPDSLFQFSIRKILEDEGGTGGQGTDCELPGFYEDVTYSEGSGADREPPSPPQLHPPNRPEADSPPTDQRQIRRVIMSVNDKWHYCHNCEVLVGSRAMRDRHLRLLGYIILQLPYHELEKLNGIEEVKQYLHKKLLDVPL